One region of Populus trichocarpa isolate Nisqually-1 chromosome 4, P.trichocarpa_v4.1, whole genome shotgun sequence genomic DNA includes:
- the LOC127905224 gene encoding uncharacterized protein LOC127905224 → MSGTTVPVAPAPPPALITLVSSDNITLLVRTVKNMRELGCEAFLGEQDAEITGRWLRKVESVMTQMRVPDDWQVSCATQLLSDRAQTWWEVIQSRRTTRICTWGEFRKQFETQFFSPFQCRIKEQEFLALKQGNMTVLDYKRRFHDLFLFAPQFVTTEQQIIDRLRDGLRQELRQGLVALRFESSRELIEAAHALEACMSEGQQGQVGFGKRKDTDLIQSKPLFPKKGKSQFSQFRRKEGTTSGMEQSSGIGPIGSQSRGRSGSFGWTSDQKSISYPQCVRCGQKHHGDYSTTPG, encoded by the coding sequence ATGTCAGGTACGACTGTTCCAGTGGCTCCAGCACCACCACCAGCTCTAATTACTCTTGTGTCTTCCGATAATATAACTTTGTTGGTAAGGACAGTGAAGAATATGAGGGAGTTGGGGTGTGAAGCTTTTCTAGGTGAGCAGGATGCAGAAATTACGGGTAGGTGGCTACGGAAGGTAGAAAGCGTTATGACTCAGATGAGGGTACCTGATGACTGGCAAGTGAGTTGTGCTACCCAGTTACTTTCAGATAGAGCCCAAACATGGTGGGAAGTCATTCAATCTCGAAGGACTACTAGAATTTGTACTTGGGGCGAGTTTAGGAAACAGTTTGAGACCcaatttttctctcctttccaGTGCAGAATAAAAGAACAGGAATTTCTGGCATTGAAACAGGGAAACATGACAGTACTAGATTATAAGAGAAGATTTCATGACCTCTTTTTATTTGCCCCACAGTTTGTTACCACTGAGCAACAGATTATTGACAGATTACGGGATGGATTACGCCAGGAACTTAGACAAGGATTGGTTGCTTTACGGTTTGAGTCCTCCAGAGAACTTATTGAAGCAGCCCATGCATTAGAGGCGTGTATGAGTGAGGGTCAGCAGGGTCAGGTTGGGTTTGGCAAGAGGAAGGACACTGATCTTATTCAGAGTAAACCTCTATTTCCTAAGAAAGGGAAATCTCAGTTTAGTCAGTTTAGAAGGAAGGAGGGGACAACATCGGGAATGGAGCAGAGTTCGGGTATTGGGCCTATTGGAAGCCAGTCAAGAGGACGGAGTGGATCATTTGGTTGGACTTCTGATCAGAAGTCAATTTCATACCCTCAGTGTGTTCGATGTGGCCAGAAACATCATGGGGACTATTCGACTACGCCTGGATGA